The Mus musculus strain C57BL/6J chromosome 2, GRCm38.p6 C57BL/6J genome has a window encoding:
- the Pcna gene encoding proliferating cell nuclear antigen, translating into MFEARLIQGSILKKVLEALKDLINEACWDVSSGGVNLQSMDSSHVSLVQLTLRSEGFDTYRCDRNLAMGVNLTSMSKILKCAGNEDIITLRAEDNADTLALVFEAPNQEKVSDYEMKLMDLDVEQLGIPEQEYSCVIKMPSGEFARICRDLSHIGDAVVISCAKNGVKFSASGELGNGNIKLSQTSNVDKEEEAVTIEMNEPVHLTFALRYLNFFTKATPLSPTVTLSMSADVPLVVEYKIADMGHLKYYLAPKIEDEEAS; encoded by the exons ATGTTTGAGGCACGCCTGATCCAGGGCTCCATCCTGAAGAAGGTGCTGGAGGCTCTCAAAGACCTCATCAATGAGGCCTGCTGGGACGTCAGCTCGGGCGGCGTGAACCTGCAGAGCATGGACTCGTCTCACGTCTCCTTGGTACAGCTTACTCTGCGCTCCGAAGGCTTCGACACATACCGCTGCGACCGCAACCTAGCCATGGGCGTGAACCTCACCAG caTGTCCAAAATTCTAAAATGTGCTGGTAATGAAGACATCATTACATTAAGGGCTGAAGATAATGCAGACACCTTAGCACTAGTATTCGAAGCACCAA ATCAAGAGAAAGTTTCAGACTATGAAATGAAGTTAATGGACTTAGATGTGGAGCAACTTGGAATCCCA GAACAGGAGTACAGCTGTGTAATAAAGATGCCGTCGGGTGAATTTGCACGTATATGCCGAGACCTTAGCCACATTGGAGATGCTGTTGTGATATCCTGTGCAAAGAATGGGGTGAAGTTTTCTGCAAGTGGAGAGCTTGGCAATGGGAACATTAAGTTGTCACAAACAAGTAATGTGGATAAAGAAGAGGAGGCG GTAACCATAGAGATGAATGAGCCTGTTCACCTAACGTTTGCTCTGAGGTACCTGAACTTTTTCACAAAAGCCACTCCACTGTCTCCTACAGTAACACTCAGTATGTCTGCAGATGTGCCCCTTG TTGTAGAGTATAAAATTGCTGACATGGGACACTTAAAGTATTATTTGGCTCCCAAGATTGAAGATGAGGAAGCATCTTAG
- the Tmem230 gene encoding transmembrane protein 230 yields the protein MMPSRTNLATGLPSSKVKYSRLASTDDGYIDLQFKKSPPKIPYKAIALATVLFLIGTFLIIIGSLLLSGYISKGGADRAVPVLIIGILVFLPGFYHLRIAYYASKGYRGYSYDDIPDFDD from the exons ATGATGCCGTCTCGTACCAACCTGGCAACTGGACTCCCCAGCAGTAAAGTCAAATATTCAAGGCTTGCCAGCACAGACGATGGCTACATTGACCTTCAG tttAAAAAAAGCCCTCCTAAGATCCCTTATAAGGCCATTGCCCTTGCTACCGTGCTGTTTTTGATTGGCACCTTTCTCATAATCATAGGCTCTCTCCTGCTGTCGGGCTACATCAGCAAAGGG GGGGCAGACCGAGCCGTTCCTGTCCTCATCATAGGCATTTTGGTGTTCCTACCGGGATTTTACCATTTGCGCATCGCCTATTATGCATCCAAGGGCTACCGGGGTTACTCCTACGATGACATTCCAGACTTTGATGACTAG